GTGCTAATTTCCCGAAGGGCCCATTCGAGATGCTTGAGGATATGGGGAGAGATACAGTCAAGGCTGAACTTGAGGAACTAGAAGAGGAACACGGCGAGTGCTACTCGGTTCCTGACATGCTCAAGTAGGTAGTTCATTTGTGGGGCGGCCGATTTTTAGGTCGCCTCCCTGATCTCTTTTTTCATTCCACACTTTCGGAAACGACTTTATAAGTCAGTATTTGTTCTATCCTCGATAAACGGATTTGTAGGGGTTAAAAAATGCCAGAGTACGAAACTATGCTATATAGTAAAGAAGGCAGTTTTCTTTCACCAGTAAAAAATACTGCTGTAATCAAGTTCAATCGACTTGATGCGATGAACTCTATCAATGATCAGTTCATCCAAGATTTGAGTGATGCGCTTGATGAAGCAGAAAACGATGATGAAATTCGCTCAGTTGTACTTGCAACAGCACACGAGAAGGTGTTTTGTACAGGTGCAGACCTGAAAATGGCCCAAGGACTTCTTGAGACTCCCGAGGAGGTTAAGGAGTTAGTTTCTCAAGGACAACAGGCACTCGATAAGATTGCAAAACTGGAGAAGCCGGTTATCGCCGCCATTCACGGTCTGTGTTTGGGCGGTGGAACGGAAATTGCGCTTGCTTGTGATATCAGAATTGCAGATGAGACCGCTAAGATTGGCACTCCTGAAGTGAGTCTTGGCCTCATTCCTGCATGGGGTGGTTGTGTCAGGTTGCCACGTGTTGTTGGACTGGGCAAAGCGATGGAACTCGTTTTGACCGGGGGTCAGGTAAGTGCCGACGAAGCTTTGGAAATCGGACTTGTAAGCAAGGTGACTTCGGAGGAAGAGCTCATGAGTCAGGCGATGTGGTACGGAGCCAAACTAGGTGGAAACGCCCCAATCGCCTTGAAGCTCGCAAAGAAAGCTGTACACATGGCCTTCGAAGAGGATTACGAAGACAACCTTGAATTCCAAGTCGAAGCGGCATACGAATGCTTCCAGACTGAGGATCTCGCAGAAGGTATCCAAGCAGTCTTCGAGAAACGGCGAGGCAAGTTCAAAGGGGAATAATCAAGTTCAGAGTACCATCTGGTACTCTGCATTTTCTTTTTTTTTTGGAAAATGAAGATCAAACCGCATCTACTGCCAATTTGATGATTTCATTTCGATTCACTGCTTGTCATAAAATAGGTGGAAGTTTGTCTGAATAAGGAGGTTGAAGAGATTACGGATGAATGGAAGTGCGAAGAATGTGGGATGACCTTTGCATCCCGTGAGGATTACGACCAACACCTGAAAGAAAGGCATCCACAGCTTGCGAAACAGCTTAAGATTGAATGAAGAAATGGTTCATCTTGAACAACCGGCTTCCTCGCTAAAGCACCGCATTTATCGCTGTGCTTTCTTATGTATCTCTAGGAGGTTATTCAAATTACTAAGCAATGGAAATGCGAACTATGTGGAAAGATATTCACTTCTTATGAGCGATATCGAGAACATCTGGATGAAGAACATCCCAAACTTGGAAAGGAAGTGAAGTAGAAGACAGTACAAGACCTACATAATCCTGATTTCTTTTAATTCAGATTTCATCCAATCGTCAAGCTTAAGACTACCCTCGGCAATGTGCCGCAACCTTGATATTCGAAAAATGAGGTTTTAAATGATGGCGAGAAAAGTTGGTGTAGTCGCGGCCGGCCATGCGAAATTTGGCAAACGGCTAGACGCGACAATGAGAGAGCTCAGTGCTGAGGCGTACAAACCTATCTATGATGCAGGTATAACTCAGGACATGATTGATGCAACCGTCTTGTCCTATGCTGCTTCTCAGTTCACAGGACAAGGAGCAGGTTCAGCCCTGATTGCAGATTACTTGGGACTACATGACAAACCACATCTCAGGGTAGAATCTGCATGTACGACAGGTACGGCGTCCCTGAGGGCCGCCTGGGGGATGGTTTCAGCTGGTCTGTACGATACTATGTTAGTGCTGGGAGTAGAGCAGATGAACCGAGTGTCTTCCGCTAAGGCAACAGAATATATGTCCCAGGCTGGTGACATGCGCTGGGAATATCCATATGGTATCAGTTTCCCTGCGTTTTACGCGTTGATGGCTTCACGCTATATGGCTGAATATGATTTGCCCCATGAAGTGCTATCGAAAATCTCAGTCAAAAGCCATCACTATGGTGCTCAAAACCCATATGCACATCTACCACGGACGGTGACAGTAGAGGAAGCACATAATTCGGTCCCAATAACCCGTCCGCTGAATCTCTACGATTGTTCACTCATTTCTGACGGGGCTGCAGCTGTTATAATAGCCGCAGAAGAAAAAGCCAAGGAATTGACTGATGAACCAATGTGGATCAAGGGTATTGGTGCAGGGGCGTCGAGTATGATGATACAAGACCGTGACAGCCTTACTTCGATACCTGGAGCAAAAACTGCAGCGAAGGCTGCTTATGAGATGGCAGGTGTGGGCCCTGAGGACATTGATATGGCCCAGGTTCATGACTGCTTCACCATCGCGGAACTCATTGCTTATGAAGACCTTGGGTTCGCTGAGCCAGGTGAAGGTCGCGAGCTCATCGAGAACAAAGAGGTCTATCACGACGGTGCTATCCCAGTCAACTGTGATGGCGGCCTGAAAAGCAAAGGGCACCCACTAGGAGCAACGGGAGTGAGTATGGTTTATGAAATATATAGCCAGATGCGTGGTGAGGCTAAAGAACCTTCACGACAAATCGATGATGTCCAGATTGGTCTAGCACATAACGTTGGACAAAGCGGGCAGTTCGTTAATATCTTTATATTAGAGCGTGGTTGGTAAAAATGGCGGCAACAGACGAAGTATATCTCGGATACACGACTGATGAAGCGACGACACCCTTCTTCAGGGAGTTCTTGGATGCGCTTGCAGAAGAAACCCTCATGAAGAGTGTCTGTACTGAATGTGGACGTGAGTACCTCCCTCCAAGGGAGTACTGTCAAGACGATTTGAGTAAATGCGAGCTCAAGGAATTTAAGGAACGGGAGGCCAAACTCTATAGTTATACTATAGTTGATTTTGCTCCTGAAACACTCTCATCCAAAGCACCTTACGTTGTTGGTATCGGAGAGTTCCCATCTGGACTCCGCCTTACAGCTCATATCACTAACTTGATGAGTGTGCCTGAAGTCGGTATGGATATGAAACTGGCCTTTGATGAGGTGGATGAGCGACTCGTTACTTACAAATGGCTAGTCTAACATAAAACAAAAGGAGGGCAATTTGCCCTCTTTCTTTTTGTTTCAGCTCCCAGAATGCTTTGCAGTTTCTTCCAACAACTTAGTCCATCTAGTTAAACGAGCAACATCTTGAAGCGTATCATGATACACTCTAGCTGCTGATTTGTAGTCCGATTCATCGATTTGAGCTAGTGCATCATCAATTATCTCTTTGATATCTTGGATGCGTCGGCGACCTTCATTCTCATGCCAACCAACAAACTGAACATCTTTGCCTTCATTTCGAGCTTGATCAAGCGCTGTTTCTTGGAGAATCAGTGAGCGTGCACGGAAATTGAGAAGCAGAGAAGATTTCATAGATTCAAGTGATTTCTTCCATGCTTCAATGTTCATTTTCCGTTCAGCCCTGCTATCTGTCTCTATCCGGACAGAACAATCAACTACATAAAACTTCTTCAATACTCAATATTGAGTAACAATATCCTCATAAAACGCGCCATTCGGTTAGCTCATGGCGGCCAAGAGTTCTTCGGTAGTCACTACTTCAGTATCGTGGACTTTCTGCATATGCTTCAACGCAAATCTGTGGTCTTCTTCATCGTTACTGGAGACAGCATCACTGACAACAATCGCCTCATAGCCCCGTGCTGTCGCTCCGGCTGATGTGTAGTTGACGCATATGTCGGTCAATACACCAAAAATTATGACCTGCTCGATGTCATGTTCACGGAGCGTCAAATCTAGATCCGTACCGAAGAATCCTGAATATCTCCGTTTTGGAATAACTTTCTCGTTCTCCTTTGGTGCTATTTCGTCAATAACTTGTGCACCTTTCGTGCCTTCCACTGCATGCGCACCCCAGACATCGAATTCTTCATCATCTGGCATGTGGTGATCTGCAATATATACGACGAAGAGTCCCTCTTCTCTTGCCTTCTCAAGAATTCTCTGTTGGTTTGGAATCAGATTTTCGGCTCCAGGCACAGGAAGAGCACCGTTTGGTCTCACAAAGTCATTGAGCATATCTACAATGATTACGGCTGTCTTATCTGAATCAATCGTTTCTACCAATGTCATCAAATCTCCTAATCTGTTTCAATACAGAATCTCTAATTTCATCTGGCGTCTTTGGTTCTTGAGTGATTTCGCCATCCTCCATCAGTTTGACTGTTAGTTTTTCCATTTGTCCCCCACATACTGGGCACACTCCAGGATTTGAATCTAGAATGCTTGATTGTGTTCGCAGACAATCCTTGCATCGCCAAACCCGTTTTCTGCCAGAGAATTTACCTCGCTTCGCAACAGGAATCCATTCATCATCCGAAATCATGGATACAATATCCATTGCAAAATCTACAGCAGGTGCATTACTTATTGCCCCTCCGACACCGAAACCGTCAGCTCCAACTCTTCTTAACACGCTGACCGAATCAACATCAAGCCCTCCACTAACAAAAATCTCGACGTCTTCGAATCCCCGTGCATCAAGTTCCCATCGCACTTCCTGTAAAATTTCTTTCATACTGCCTCTCCGACTACCGGGTGTATCTAGTCTGACCCCATCTAGGTCTTCAATCGTTTCTGCTGCCATAATGGACTCGCGTACTTCATCTAAGT
The nucleotide sequence above comes from Candidatus Thorarchaeota archaeon. Encoded proteins:
- a CDS encoding enoyl-CoA hydratase/isomerase family protein, with protein sequence MPEYETMLYSKEGSFLSPVKNTAVIKFNRLDAMNSINDQFIQDLSDALDEAENDDEIRSVVLATAHEKVFCTGADLKMAQGLLETPEEVKELVSQGQQALDKIAKLEKPVIAAIHGLCLGGGTEIALACDIRIADETAKIGTPEVSLGLIPAWGGCVRLPRVVGLGKAMELVLTGGQVSADEALEIGLVSKVTSEEELMSQAMWYGAKLGGNAPIALKLAKKAVHMAFEEDYEDNLEFQVEAAYECFQTEDLAEGIQAVFEKRRGKFKGE
- a CDS encoding thiolase domain-containing protein, with protein sequence MMARKVGVVAAGHAKFGKRLDATMRELSAEAYKPIYDAGITQDMIDATVLSYAASQFTGQGAGSALIADYLGLHDKPHLRVESACTTGTASLRAAWGMVSAGLYDTMLVLGVEQMNRVSSAKATEYMSQAGDMRWEYPYGISFPAFYALMASRYMAEYDLPHEVLSKISVKSHHYGAQNPYAHLPRTVTVEEAHNSVPITRPLNLYDCSLISDGAAAVIIAAEEKAKELTDEPMWIKGIGAGASSMMIQDRDSLTSIPGAKTAAKAAYEMAGVGPEDIDMAQVHDCFTIAELIAYEDLGFAEPGEGRELIENKEVYHDGAIPVNCDGGLKSKGHPLGATGVSMVYEIYSQMRGEAKEPSRQIDDVQIGLAHNVGQSGQFVNIFILERGW
- a CDS encoding cysteine hydrolase; the protein is MTLVETIDSDKTAVIIVDMLNDFVRPNGALPVPGAENLIPNQQRILEKAREEGLFVVYIADHHMPDDEEFDVWGAHAVEGTKGAQVIDEIAPKENEKVIPKRRYSGFFGTDLDLTLREHDIEQVIIFGVLTDICVNYTSAGATARGYEAIVVSDAVSSNDEEDHRFALKHMQKVHDTEVVTTEELLAAMS
- a CDS encoding OB-fold domain-containing protein, giving the protein MAATDEVYLGYTTDEATTPFFREFLDALAEETLMKSVCTECGREYLPPREYCQDDLSKCELKEFKEREAKLYSYTIVDFAPETLSSKAPYVVGIGEFPSGLRLTAHITNLMSVPEVGMDMKLAFDEVDERLVTYKWLV